In Streptomyces sp. NBC_01717, one DNA window encodes the following:
- a CDS encoding S41 family peptidase has product MSGPTHAVGPRGLCRGAALTLVFASVLATGAATGSLPHGDGTSTAIKARAVAATADRDEVAHAAAEALADGKSATEAAEEVVSRSGDRWGAVYDEREYEEFEQALDGSYTGVGLAAKRSADGLVAVARVQPGGPADRAGIERDDLLRTIDGHRVDKRPVAEVVALLRGDRTSAAAGTTVVLGVQRGATGPTRKLTLTRARLLTEAVTVQKIGPDRSDSSAAVLIKVDSFTKGAGAKVRDAVRSAPAGAGVLLDLRGNSGGLVTEAVVAASAFLDGGLVATYDVHGEQRALYAEPGGDTVRPLVVLIDGGTMSAAELLTGALQDRGRAVTVGSRTFGKGSVQMPSKLAGGSVAELTVGHYRTPAGRSVDGHGITPDLTVSSRALQRGETVLSGLGGGS; this is encoded by the coding sequence ATGTCGGGCCCAACGCACGCTGTCGGGCCCCGCGGCCTCTGCCGCGGGGCGGCCCTGACATTGGTCTTCGCGAGTGTCCTGGCCACCGGGGCGGCCACCGGATCGCTGCCGCACGGGGACGGGACGAGCACCGCGATAAAGGCCCGTGCCGTCGCCGCCACCGCCGACCGCGACGAGGTCGCGCACGCCGCCGCCGAGGCACTGGCCGACGGCAAGTCCGCTACGGAGGCGGCCGAGGAGGTCGTCAGCCGCAGCGGGGACCGCTGGGGCGCGGTGTACGACGAGCGGGAGTACGAGGAGTTCGAGCAGGCCCTCGACGGCTCGTACACGGGGGTCGGGCTGGCCGCGAAGCGCTCGGCCGACGGGCTGGTCGCCGTGGCCCGCGTTCAGCCGGGTGGCCCCGCCGACCGGGCCGGTATCGAACGGGACGACCTGCTCCGTACGATCGACGGCCACCGGGTCGACAAACGCCCCGTCGCCGAGGTCGTCGCCCTGCTGCGAGGGGACCGTACGAGCGCCGCCGCGGGCACCACCGTCGTGCTGGGCGTCCAGCGCGGAGCCACCGGCCCGACGAGGAAGCTGACGCTGACCCGGGCCCGGCTCCTCACTGAGGCCGTCACCGTCCAGAAGATCGGACCGGACCGTTCCGATTCCTCCGCAGCTGTACTGATCAAGGTCGACTCGTTCACCAAGGGCGCCGGCGCCAAGGTCCGCGACGCGGTCCGGAGCGCACCCGCGGGCGCCGGGGTGCTGCTCGACCTCCGGGGCAATTCCGGCGGGCTGGTCACCGAGGCCGTGGTCGCCGCCTCCGCGTTCCTCGACGGCGGGCTGGTCGCCACGTACGACGTGCACGGCGAGCAGCGCGCCCTCTACGCCGAGCCGGGCGGCGACACCGTACGGCCTCTCGTCGTCCTCATCGACGGCGGCACCATGAGCGCGGCCGAGCTGCTCACCGGTGCCCTCCAGGACCGGGGCCGCGCCGTCACCGTCGGCTCGCGGACCTTCGGCAAGGGCTCCGTCCAGATGCCCAGCAAGCTCGCGGGCGGCTCGGTCGCCGAGCTGACCGTCGGCCACTACCGCACCCCGGCGGGGCGTAGCGTCGACGGGCACGGCATCACGCCGGACCTCACGGTCTCCTCACGGGCCCTGCAGCGGGGCGAGACAGTATTGAGTGGCCTCGGGGGTGGGTCGTAG
- the ftsX gene encoding permease-like cell division protein FtsX: MRAQFVLSEIGVGLRRNLTMTFAVVVSVALSLALFGGALLMREQVSTMKDYWYDKVNVSIFLCSKNDAESAANCSKGAVTTEQKKQIETDLGKMKAVETVTYESADQAYKHYQEQFGDSPMAGNITPDQMQESFRVKLHDPKKYKVVATAFAGRAGVQSVQDQRSILDNLFGLMNGMNVAALFVMALMLVIALMLIVNTVRVSAFSRRRETGIMRLVGASGFYIQMPFIMEAAFAGLIGGVLACIMLLAGRYFLIDGGLALQSKLNLIDFIGWDAVFTKLPLVLAIGLLMPAVAALFALRKYLKV; encoded by the coding sequence ATGCGCGCCCAGTTCGTCCTGTCGGAGATCGGCGTCGGTCTCCGTCGCAATCTCACGATGACCTTCGCCGTCGTCGTCTCCGTCGCCCTCTCGCTCGCCCTGTTCGGCGGCGCGCTGCTGATGCGCGAGCAGGTCAGCACGATGAAGGACTACTGGTACGACAAGGTCAACGTCTCGATCTTCCTCTGCAGCAAGAACGACGCGGAGTCGGCGGCCAACTGCTCCAAGGGCGCCGTCACCACCGAGCAGAAGAAGCAGATCGAGACCGACCTCGGCAAGATGAAGGCCGTCGAGACGGTCACCTACGAGTCGGCTGATCAGGCGTACAAGCACTACCAGGAGCAGTTCGGCGACTCCCCGATGGCCGGCAACATCACGCCGGACCAGATGCAGGAGTCGTTCCGCGTCAAGCTGCACGACCCGAAGAAGTACAAGGTCGTCGCCACCGCCTTCGCGGGCCGCGCCGGGGTGCAGTCCGTCCAGGACCAGAGATCCATCCTGGACAACCTCTTCGGGCTGATGAACGGCATGAATGTGGCCGCGCTCTTCGTGATGGCGCTGATGCTGGTCATTGCGCTGATGCTGATCGTGAACACCGTCCGCGTCTCGGCGTTCAGCCGGCGCCGCGAGACGGGCATCATGCGGCTCGTCGGGGCGTCCGGGTTCTACATCCAGATGCCGTTCATCATGGAGGCCGCGTTCGCCGGGCTCATCGGTGGCGTGCTCGCCTGCATCATGCTGCTGGCCGGGCGGTACTTCCTGATCGACGGCGGTCTGGCCCTCCAGTCGAAGCTGAATCTGATCGACTTCATCGGCTGGGACGCGGTCTTCACCAAGCTGCCGCTGGTCCTTGCGATCGGGCTGCTGATGCCCGCCGTGGCCGCACTCTTCGCGCTGCGCAAGTACCTCAAGGTGTGA
- the ftsE gene encoding cell division ATP-binding protein FtsE gives MIRFDNVSKTYPKQSRPALRDVSLDIEKGEFVFLVGSSGSGKSTFMRLILREERASQGMVHVLGKDLARLSNWKVPHMRRQLGTVFQDFRLLPNKTVAENVAFAQEVIGKPRGEIRKAVPQVLDLVGLGGKEDRMPGELSGGEQQRVAIARAFVNRPMLLIADEPTGNLDPQTSVGIMKLLDRINRTGTTVIMATHDQNIVDQMRKRVIELEKGRLVRDQARGVYGYQH, from the coding sequence GTGATCCGATTCGACAACGTCTCCAAGACCTACCCGAAGCAGAGCCGTCCCGCTCTACGGGATGTGTCTCTCGATATCGAGAAGGGCGAGTTCGTCTTCCTGGTGGGCTCCTCCGGCTCCGGCAAGTCCACCTTCATGCGACTCATCCTCCGCGAGGAGCGTGCCAGCCAGGGCATGGTCCACGTCCTCGGCAAGGACCTCGCGCGCCTGTCCAACTGGAAGGTGCCGCACATGCGCCGCCAGCTGGGCACGGTCTTCCAGGACTTCCGACTGCTCCCCAACAAGACCGTTGCGGAGAACGTGGCGTTCGCCCAGGAAGTGATCGGCAAGCCGCGCGGTGAGATCCGTAAGGCCGTACCGCAGGTCCTCGACCTGGTCGGCCTCGGCGGCAAGGAGGACCGGATGCCAGGTGAGCTCTCCGGTGGTGAGCAGCAGCGCGTGGCGATCGCGCGAGCATTCGTGAACCGTCCCATGCTGCTGATCGCGGACGAGCCGACCGGAAACCTCGACCCGCAGACCTCCGTGGGCATCATGAAGCTGCTGGACCGGATCAACCGGACCGGGACCACCGTCATCATGGCGACCCACGACCAGAACATCGTCGACCAGATGCGCAAGCGCGTCATCGAGCTCGAGAAGGGCCGTCTCGTACGCGACCAGGCCCGCGGCGTCTACGGCTACCAGCACTGA
- the smpB gene encoding SsrA-binding protein SmpB produces the protein MAKEKDTGRKLIAQNKKARHDYHIIDTYECGLVLMGTEVKSLRLGRASLVDGFVQIDRHEAWLHNIHVPEYVQGTWTNHSAKRKRKLLMHRAEIDKLESKSQESGHTIVPLALYFKDGRVKVEIALAKGKKEFDKRQTLREKQDLRETNRAISAARRRQRSA, from the coding sequence ATGGCTAAGGAAAAGGACACAGGGCGCAAGCTCATCGCGCAGAACAAGAAGGCGCGGCACGACTACCACATCATCGACACCTATGAGTGCGGTCTCGTACTGATGGGCACCGAGGTCAAGTCGCTGCGGCTGGGCCGGGCCTCGCTGGTGGACGGCTTCGTCCAGATCGACCGGCACGAGGCGTGGCTGCACAACATCCATGTCCCGGAGTACGTGCAGGGGACCTGGACCAACCACTCCGCCAAGCGCAAGCGCAAGCTGCTGATGCACCGGGCCGAGATCGACAAGCTGGAGTCGAAGTCGCAGGAGAGCGGGCACACGATCGTGCCGCTCGCGCTGTACTTCAAGGACGGCCGGGTCAAGGTCGAGATCGCGCTCGCCAAGGGCAAGAAGGAGTTCGACAAGCGGCAGACGCTGCGGGAGAAGCAGGACCTGCGGGAGACGAACCGTGCGATCTCGGCGGCCCGGCGGCGTCAGCGGAGCGCCTGA